A DNA window from Micromonospora sp. NBC_01739 contains the following coding sequences:
- the argH gene encoding argininosuccinate lyase translates to MGGVDDKTLTENSAAANRTSLWGGRFAGGPSEALARLSVSVQFDWRLAPYDIAGSRAHARVLAGAGLLDPDELGRILAALDDLEAACASGAFRPTVDDEDVHTALERGLLERLGSLGGKLRAGRSRNDQVATDLRLYLRDHARGVAARLVELAEALVEQAERHIDTAAPGMTHLQHAQPVTFGHWLLAHVQPLLRDLERLRDWDHRAAVSPLGAGALAGSGLPLDPVAVSKELGFRTSFANSMDAVADRDFVAEFLFITAMIGVHLSRLGEEVVLWTSQEFGWVELDDAFATGSSIMPQKKNADIAELARGKSGRLVGGLVAVLTMLKGLPMTYDRDMQEDKEPAFDAVDTLELLLPALAGMISTMTVRVDRLVAAAPVGFSLATEVADWLVRKGVPFRDAHEITGKLVALCAARDCALDEVSDADLAAVSEHLDPSVRDVLSVRSALAARITPGSTGPGPVADQLAAAADHLATWREWAAETVVPR, encoded by the coding sequence ATGGGCGGGGTGGACGACAAGACCCTGACCGAGAACAGCGCCGCAGCCAACCGTACGAGCCTGTGGGGTGGCCGGTTCGCCGGTGGCCCCTCGGAGGCCCTAGCCCGGCTGTCGGTGAGCGTCCAGTTCGACTGGCGACTGGCCCCGTACGACATCGCCGGGTCCCGGGCCCACGCCCGGGTGCTGGCCGGCGCGGGCCTGCTCGACCCGGACGAACTGGGCCGCATCCTCGCCGCCCTGGACGACCTGGAGGCCGCCTGCGCCTCCGGTGCCTTCCGGCCGACGGTCGACGACGAGGACGTGCACACCGCGCTGGAACGCGGTCTGCTGGAGCGTCTCGGCAGCCTCGGCGGCAAGCTGCGCGCCGGGCGGTCCCGCAACGACCAGGTCGCCACCGACCTGCGGCTCTACCTGCGTGACCATGCCCGGGGGGTGGCCGCCCGGCTGGTCGAGCTGGCCGAGGCGCTGGTCGAGCAGGCCGAGCGGCACATCGATACGGCCGCGCCGGGCATGACCCACCTCCAGCATGCCCAGCCGGTGACCTTCGGCCACTGGCTGCTGGCCCACGTCCAGCCGCTGCTGCGGGACCTGGAACGGCTGCGCGACTGGGACCACCGGGCTGCGGTCAGCCCGCTCGGTGCCGGGGCGCTCGCCGGTTCGGGCCTGCCGCTGGACCCGGTGGCGGTCTCCAAGGAACTGGGCTTCCGCACGTCCTTCGCCAACTCGATGGACGCGGTCGCCGACCGGGACTTCGTCGCCGAGTTCCTCTTCATCACCGCGATGATCGGGGTGCACCTGTCCCGCCTCGGTGAGGAGGTGGTGCTCTGGACCTCGCAGGAGTTCGGCTGGGTCGAACTGGACGACGCCTTCGCCACCGGCTCCTCGATCATGCCGCAGAAGAAGAACGCGGACATCGCCGAGCTGGCCCGGGGCAAGTCCGGCCGACTGGTCGGCGGGCTGGTCGCCGTGCTGACCATGCTCAAGGGCCTGCCGATGACCTACGACCGGGACATGCAGGAGGACAAGGAGCCGGCCTTCGACGCGGTCGACACCCTGGAACTGCTGCTGCCGGCCCTGGCCGGGATGATCTCCACCATGACGGTACGGGTCGATCGCCTGGTCGCCGCCGCGCCGGTGGGCTTCTCCCTGGCCACCGAGGTGGCCGACTGGCTGGTCCGCAAGGGTGTGCCCTTCCGCGACGCCCACGAGATCACCGGCAAGCTGGTGGCCCTCTGCGCCGCCCGGGACTGCGCCCTGGATGAGGTCTCCGACGCCGACCTGGCCGCCGTCAGCGAGCACCTGGACCCGTCCGTACGCGACGTGCTGTCGGTCCGCTCGGCCCTGGCCGCCCGGATCACCCCCGGCTCCACCGGCCCCGGCCCGGTGGCCGACCAGCTGGCCGCCGCCGCCGACCACCTGGCCACCTGGCGCGAGTGGGCCGCCGAAACCGTCGTCCCCCGCTGA
- a CDS encoding arginine repressor → MTAPLTRAARHARIVELIRDRAIRSQTELAELLGDEGVQVTQATLSRDLKELGAVTARGGDGRAVYVIPEDGHRPLRGAEAAPARLVRLLHELLNEVDSSGNIAVLRTPPGAAHYLASALDRAGLPEVVGTIAGDDTILVVARESDGGAALGERLAGWARRDENVDGSGTP, encoded by the coding sequence ATGACCGCACCCCTGACCCGTGCCGCCCGCCATGCCCGAATCGTCGAACTGATCCGGGACCGGGCGATCCGCTCGCAGACCGAACTCGCCGAACTGCTCGGCGACGAGGGCGTCCAGGTCACCCAGGCCACCCTGTCGCGGGACCTGAAGGAACTCGGCGCCGTCACCGCCCGCGGCGGCGACGGTCGGGCCGTGTACGTGATCCCGGAGGACGGGCACCGCCCGTTGCGCGGCGCGGAGGCGGCCCCGGCCCGGCTGGTACGGCTGCTGCACGAACTGCTCAACGAGGTCGACTCCAGCGGCAACATCGCCGTGCTGCGGACCCCACCGGGGGCCGCCCACTACCTGGCCAGCGCGTTGGACCGGGCTGGCCTGCCGGAGGTCGTCGGCACCATCGCCGGCGACGACACCATCCTCGTCGTGGCCCGGGAGAGCGACGGCGGAGCCGCGCTCGGCGAACGGCTCGCCGGCTGGGCCCGCCGCGACGAGAACGTCGACGGGAGTGGCACACCATGA
- the argF gene encoding ornithine carbamoyltransferase — protein MTRHFLRDDDLTPAEQSAVLDLAARMKADRFAHTPLAGPRAVAVLFDKQSLRTRISFDVGIAELGGHPLVVDTQVTHFGRGEALSDAGRVLSRYVAAIVLRTHGDDRIAEVATGASVPVINALTDGFHPCQLLADLLTVRERCGGTAGRTLTYLGDAANNMAHSYLLAGVTAGMHVRVAGPADFQPAGEVVARAREIAADTGGSAQVFTDPVAAVRDADVIATDTWTSMGQESDGLDRITPFLPYQVNKTLLAHAAPEAIVLHCLPAHRGEEITDEVLDGPQSAVFDQAENRLHAQKALLTFLLAG, from the coding sequence ATGACCCGGCACTTCCTGCGCGACGACGACCTCACCCCGGCCGAGCAGTCCGCCGTGCTGGATCTGGCGGCCCGGATGAAGGCCGACCGCTTCGCGCACACCCCGCTGGCCGGGCCCCGGGCGGTGGCCGTGCTGTTCGACAAGCAGAGCCTGCGTACCCGGATCTCCTTCGACGTCGGCATCGCCGAACTCGGCGGCCACCCCCTCGTGGTGGACACCCAGGTCACGCACTTCGGTCGGGGCGAGGCCCTGAGCGACGCCGGTCGGGTGCTGTCCCGGTACGTGGCCGCGATCGTGCTGCGTACCCACGGCGACGACCGGATCGCCGAGGTGGCCACCGGCGCCTCCGTACCGGTGATCAACGCCCTGACGGACGGCTTCCACCCCTGCCAACTGCTGGCCGACCTGCTCACCGTGCGGGAGCGGTGCGGCGGCACCGCCGGGCGGACCCTGACCTACCTCGGCGACGCGGCCAACAACATGGCCCACTCCTACCTGCTGGCCGGGGTGACCGCCGGGATGCACGTCCGGGTCGCCGGCCCGGCCGACTTCCAGCCCGCTGGCGAGGTGGTGGCCCGGGCCCGGGAGATCGCCGCCGACACCGGCGGATCGGCGCAGGTGTTCACCGACCCGGTGGCCGCCGTCCGGGACGCCGACGTGATCGCCACCGACACCTGGACCTCGATGGGGCAGGAGAGCGACGGACTGGACCGGATCACCCCGTTCCTGCCGTACCAGGTCAACAAGACCCTGCTGGCCCACGCGGCGCCGGAGGCGATCGTGCTGCACTGCCTGCCGGCGCACCGGGGCGAGGAGATCACCGACGAGGTGCTCGACGGCCCGCAGAGCGCGGTGTTCGACCAGGCGGAGAATCGCCTGCACGCCCAGAAGGCGCTGCTGACCTTCCTGCTGGCAGGGTAA
- a CDS encoding acetylornithine transaminase — MTALADRWRQSMMDNYGTPPLALVSGSGAVVVDDTGREYVDLLGGIAVNSLGHAHPAVVAAVSKQVATLGHVSNLFISEPPVALAELLLALAGRPGRVFFANSGAEANEAAFKLSRRTGRTHVVATVGGFHGRTMGALALTGQPAKADPFRPLPGEVTHVPYGDVAALEAAVTEATAMVILEPIQGENGVVVPPAGYLRAARRITARHGALLVLDEVQTGIGRTGHWFAHQAEGVEPDVVTLAKGLGGGLPIGATLAFGRAADLLSPGSHGTTFGGNPVSCAAALAVISTIAQEGLLDHVKRVGERLRRGIEALGHPLIGGVRGAGLLLGVTLAAPVASAAAEALRTAGFLVNPVQPDVLRLAPPLILTAEQADAFLAALPLALTTAAAVAPGATDQHPRGPLAVPPASADHPGADHTPTEAPA; from the coding sequence ATGACCGCCCTCGCCGACCGGTGGCGCCAGTCCATGATGGACAACTACGGCACCCCACCCCTGGCCCTCGTCTCCGGCTCCGGCGCCGTCGTGGTCGACGACACCGGCCGGGAGTACGTCGACCTGCTCGGCGGCATCGCCGTGAACTCCCTGGGACACGCCCACCCGGCCGTGGTGGCCGCCGTGTCCAAGCAGGTGGCCACCCTCGGGCACGTGTCGAACCTGTTCATCTCCGAGCCGCCGGTGGCCCTGGCCGAGTTGTTGCTGGCCCTGGCCGGTCGGCCCGGCCGGGTCTTCTTCGCCAACTCCGGGGCGGAGGCCAACGAGGCGGCGTTCAAGCTGTCCCGGCGCACCGGCCGCACCCATGTGGTGGCCACCGTGGGCGGCTTCCACGGCCGCACCATGGGCGCCCTGGCCCTGACCGGCCAGCCCGCCAAGGCCGACCCCTTCCGCCCCCTGCCCGGCGAGGTCACCCACGTCCCGTACGGGGATGTGGCCGCCCTGGAGGCGGCCGTCACCGAGGCCACCGCCATGGTGATCCTGGAACCCATCCAGGGCGAGAACGGGGTGGTCGTGCCACCGGCCGGCTACCTGCGCGCCGCCCGGCGGATCACCGCCAGGCACGGCGCCCTGCTGGTGCTCGACGAGGTGCAGACCGGGATCGGGCGCACCGGACACTGGTTCGCCCACCAGGCCGAGGGGGTGGAACCGGACGTGGTGACCCTGGCCAAGGGGCTCGGGGGTGGGCTGCCCATCGGCGCCACCCTGGCCTTCGGCCGGGCTGCCGACCTGCTGTCCCCCGGCTCCCACGGCACCACCTTCGGGGGTAACCCGGTGAGCTGCGCCGCCGCCCTGGCGGTGATCTCCACCATCGCCCAGGAAGGGCTGCTGGACCACGTCAAGCGGGTGGGGGAACGGCTGCGCCGGGGGATCGAGGCCCTCGGGCACCCCCTGATCGGTGGGGTCCGGGGCGCCGGGCTGCTGCTCGGGGTGACCCTGGCCGCCCCGGTGGCATCCGCCGCCGCCGAGGCCCTGCGGACGGCCGGATTCCTGGTCAACCCGGTGCAGCCGGACGTGCTCCGGCTGGCCCCGCCGCTGATCCTCACCGCCGAGCAGGCCGACGCCTTCCTGGCCGCCCTGCCCCTCGCCCTGACCACCGCCGCGGCCGTGGCGCCGGGCGCGACCGACCAGCACCCACGCGGCCCGCTCGCCGTACCGCCCGCTTCGGCCGACCACCCCGGCGCGGATCACACCCCGACGGAGGCCCCCGCATGA
- the argB gene encoding acetylglutamate kinase gives MNLNSDLTRAQAKAATLIEALPWLERFSGATVVVKYGGNAMIDPELQRAFAADMVFLRYAGLKPVVVHGGGPQISAMLGRLGIDSEFRGGLRVTTPEAMDVVRMVLVGQVGRELVGLINSHGPLAVGLSGEDAGLFTAVRRPAYVDGQPVDVGQVGDVESVNISAVADLIAAGRIPVISTVAPDVDGVLHNLNADTAAAALAIALRARKLVMLTDVPGLYADWPDTSSLISEITVEELAKLLPSLESGMVPKMEACLRAVSEGVPAAHVVDGRVAHSTLLEVFTSEGFGTMVVNAHSELAAPSTKEGSVPS, from the coding sequence ATGAACCTGAACTCGGACCTGACCCGCGCCCAGGCCAAGGCGGCCACCCTGATCGAGGCGCTGCCCTGGCTGGAGCGCTTCTCCGGCGCGACCGTGGTCGTCAAGTACGGCGGCAACGCCATGATCGACCCGGAGTTGCAGCGGGCCTTCGCCGCCGACATGGTCTTCCTGCGCTACGCCGGTCTCAAGCCGGTAGTGGTGCACGGTGGCGGCCCGCAGATCTCGGCGATGCTCGGGCGGCTGGGCATCGACAGCGAGTTCCGGGGCGGCCTGCGGGTGACCACCCCGGAGGCGATGGACGTGGTCCGGATGGTGCTGGTCGGCCAGGTCGGGCGGGAACTGGTCGGTCTGATCAACTCCCACGGTCCGCTGGCCGTCGGGCTCTCCGGTGAGGACGCCGGGTTGTTCACCGCGGTACGCCGCCCCGCCTACGTCGACGGGCAACCGGTCGACGTAGGGCAGGTCGGCGATGTCGAGTCGGTGAACATCTCCGCGGTGGCCGACCTGATCGCGGCCGGCCGGATTCCGGTGATCTCCACCGTGGCGCCGGACGTCGACGGGGTGCTGCACAACCTCAACGCCGACACCGCCGCCGCCGCCCTGGCGATCGCCCTGCGGGCCCGCAAGCTGGTCATGCTCACCGACGTCCCCGGCCTCTACGCCGACTGGCCGGACACCTCCAGCCTGATCAGCGAAATCACCGTCGAGGAGCTGGCGAAGCTGCTGCCGTCGCTGGAGTCCGGCATGGTGCCCAAGATGGAAGCCTGCCTGCGCGCGGTCTCCGAGGGAGTGCCGGCCGCGCACGTGGTCGACGGCCGGGTCGCCCACTCCACCCTGCTGGAGGTCTTCACCTCGGAAGGCTTTGGAACCATGGTCGTGAACGCCCACAGCGAGCTCGCGGCCCCCTCGACCAAGGAAGGCTCGGTGCCGTCATGA
- the argJ gene encoding bifunctional glutamate N-acetyltransferase/amino-acid acetyltransferase ArgJ has protein sequence MTVTTPAGFRAAGVAAGLKSSGAADIAVVVNDGPDTGVAGVFTSNRVKAAPVAWSEQVLHGGLVRAVVLNSGGANACTGPAGFQDTHATAEHAAAALTALHPDQPFGAGEVAICSTGLIGERLPMDKLLPGVGAAIGALSAEGGQAAAEAIMTTDTRPKTTVISGAGWTVGGMAKGAGMLAPAMATMLCVLTTDAVADPPTLDAALRAATRVTFDRIDSDGCMSTNDTVLLLASGASGVTPSAAELTAAVTAACHDLAQQLIADAEGATKQIAIEVVGAADEDDAVEVGRSVARNNLVKTALFGNDPNWGRILAAVGTTAAEFEPDGVDVAVNGIWVCRGGAAAEDRSKVDLTGRDVTIRIDLHAGATEATVWTNDLSHAYVHENSAYST, from the coding sequence ATGACCGTCACCACACCTGCGGGGTTCCGGGCGGCCGGGGTGGCCGCCGGCCTCAAGAGCAGCGGCGCGGCGGACATCGCCGTGGTCGTCAACGACGGCCCGGACACCGGGGTCGCCGGAGTCTTCACCAGCAACCGGGTCAAGGCCGCCCCGGTGGCATGGAGCGAGCAGGTGCTGCACGGCGGGCTGGTCCGGGCGGTGGTGCTCAACTCGGGCGGGGCCAACGCCTGCACCGGCCCGGCCGGCTTCCAGGACACCCACGCCACCGCCGAACACGCCGCCGCCGCGCTGACCGCCCTGCACCCGGACCAGCCGTTCGGGGCGGGCGAGGTGGCGATCTGCTCGACCGGTCTGATCGGCGAGCGGCTGCCGATGGACAAGCTCCTGCCGGGGGTGGGGGCCGCGATCGGGGCCCTGAGCGCCGAGGGCGGGCAGGCCGCCGCCGAGGCGATCATGACCACGGACACCCGACCGAAGACCACGGTGATCTCCGGTGCCGGCTGGACCGTCGGCGGCATGGCCAAGGGCGCCGGCATGCTGGCCCCGGCGATGGCCACCATGCTCTGCGTGCTGACCACGGACGCGGTCGCCGACCCGCCGACCCTGGACGCCGCCTTGCGCGCCGCCACCCGGGTCACCTTCGACCGGATCGACTCCGACGGCTGCATGTCCACCAACGACACCGTCCTGCTGCTGGCCAGCGGCGCCTCCGGGGTCACGCCGAGCGCTGCGGAGTTGACCGCGGCGGTGACCGCGGCCTGCCACGACCTGGCCCAGCAGTTGATCGCCGACGCCGAGGGCGCCACCAAGCAGATCGCCATCGAGGTGGTCGGCGCGGCCGACGAGGACGACGCGGTCGAGGTGGGCCGGTCGGTGGCCCGCAACAACCTGGTGAAGACCGCCCTGTTCGGCAACGACCCGAACTGGGGTCGGATCCTGGCCGCCGTGGGCACCACCGCCGCCGAGTTCGAGCCGGACGGGGTCGACGTGGCCGTCAACGGCATCTGGGTGTGCCGGGGCGGGGCCGCCGCCGAGGACCGGTCGAAGGTCGACCTGACCGGCCGGGACGTCACCATCCGCATCGACCTGCACGCCGGTGCCACCGAGGCGACGGTGTGGACCAACGACCTGTCCCACGCCTACGTGCACGAGAACTCGGCCTACTCGACATGA
- the argC gene encoding N-acetyl-gamma-glutamyl-phosphate reductase, translating into MGIRVAVAGASGYAGGELLRLLAGHPEFDLVTATAHSQVGQPVDSVHPQLVGLNQTFAETVPETLAEADLVFLALPHGQSAALAAQLPPEVRVVDLGADHRLTDGAAWARYYGGPHAGAWTYGLPELPGQAERIAAATRVANTGCYAATITLALAPLIAAGVADPADVVVVAASGTSGAGRAAKTHLLASEVMGDLSPYKVGAHQHVPEIKQATGATGLSFTPVLAPMPRGILATVTARPTGSADPRAVLAQAYADSPFVHLLTEGRWPHTAATLGSNSCHLQATVDLDSGRLIVVAALDNLGKGAAGQAVQNANLMFGLPETTGLSPLGVTP; encoded by the coding sequence ATGGGAATCCGGGTCGCGGTCGCCGGTGCTAGTGGCTACGCGGGTGGTGAGTTACTCCGCCTGCTCGCCGGGCATCCCGAGTTCGACCTGGTCACCGCCACCGCGCACAGTCAGGTGGGGCAGCCCGTCGACAGCGTGCACCCGCAACTGGTCGGGCTGAATCAGACCTTCGCGGAGACCGTACCGGAGACCCTCGCCGAGGCCGACCTGGTCTTCCTGGCGCTGCCGCACGGCCAGTCCGCCGCCCTGGCCGCCCAGTTGCCCCCCGAGGTCCGGGTGGTGGACCTGGGGGCGGACCACCGCCTCACCGACGGCGCGGCCTGGGCCCGCTACTACGGTGGCCCGCACGCCGGGGCCTGGACCTACGGCCTGCCGGAGCTGCCCGGTCAGGCCGAGCGGATCGCCGCCGCCACCCGGGTGGCGAACACCGGCTGCTACGCCGCCACGATCACCCTGGCGCTGGCGCCGCTGATCGCCGCCGGTGTCGCCGACCCCGCCGACGTGGTGGTCGTCGCGGCCTCCGGCACCTCCGGGGCCGGGCGGGCCGCCAAGACCCACCTGCTGGCCAGCGAGGTGATGGGCGACCTGTCGCCCTACAAGGTCGGCGCCCACCAGCACGTACCGGAGATCAAGCAGGCCACCGGAGCCACCGGCCTGTCCTTCACCCCGGTGCTGGCCCCGATGCCGCGCGGCATCCTGGCCACCGTGACCGCCCGGCCGACCGGCTCGGCCGACCCCCGGGCGGTGCTGGCCCAGGCGTACGCGGACAGCCCCTTCGTCCACCTGCTGACCGAGGGCCGCTGGCCGCACACCGCGGCCACCCTGGGCAGCAACTCCTGCCACCTGCAGGCCACCGTCGACCTCGACTCCGGTCGGTTGATCGTGGTAGCCGCCCTGGACAACCTCGGCAAGGGCGCCGCAGGTCAGGCGGTACAGAACGCCAACCTGATGTTCGGCCTGCCCGAGACCACGGGCCTGTCCCCGCTGGGGGTAACGCCATGA
- a CDS encoding NAD-dependent epimerase/dehydratase family protein, which yields MAKVLVTGSAGFIGGYLVAELLDRGHEVVGVDNFSKYGPVSHSYDTHPRFRFVEGDARDTDLLTELLDGCDHLVAGAAMIGGISYFHAYAYDLLATNERIMAATCDAALRAHRDGSLRKVTYLSSSMVYESTEHWPSREGDERRIPPPLSSYGFQKLAVEYYARAAWEQYRLPYTIVRPFNCVGVGEGRALGQAEVLSGNVKLAMSHVVPDLVQKIVKGQDPLHILGEGDQVRHYTYGGDLARGIALAIEHPAAHNEDFNLSTARSTTVLELAELIWHKIKGPEVPFRYVSDEPFRYDVRKRVPDTAKAAEVLGFTATTSLDEMLDEVIPWVTQAVAEGRL from the coding sequence GTGGCTAAGGTCCTGGTAACTGGTTCGGCCGGCTTCATCGGCGGCTATCTGGTCGCGGAGCTGTTGGACCGGGGCCACGAGGTCGTCGGGGTGGACAACTTCTCCAAGTACGGCCCGGTCAGCCACAGCTACGACACCCATCCCCGGTTCCGGTTCGTCGAGGGCGACGCCCGCGACACCGACCTGCTGACCGAGCTGCTCGACGGCTGCGACCATCTGGTGGCCGGGGCGGCGATGATCGGCGGGATCTCCTACTTCCACGCGTACGCCTATGACCTGCTCGCCACCAACGAGCGGATCATGGCCGCGACCTGCGACGCGGCGCTGCGGGCCCACCGGGACGGCAGCCTACGCAAGGTCACCTACCTCTCCTCCTCGATGGTGTACGAGTCGACCGAGCACTGGCCCAGCCGGGAGGGGGACGAGCGGCGCATCCCGCCACCCCTGTCGTCGTACGGGTTCCAGAAGCTGGCGGTGGAGTACTACGCCCGGGCCGCCTGGGAGCAGTACCGGTTGCCGTACACGATCGTGCGGCCCTTCAACTGCGTCGGGGTGGGGGAGGGTCGGGCCCTGGGGCAGGCCGAGGTGCTCTCCGGCAACGTGAAGCTGGCCATGTCCCACGTGGTCCCCGACCTGGTGCAGAAGATCGTCAAGGGGCAGGATCCGCTGCACATCCTCGGTGAGGGCGACCAGGTGCGGCACTACACCTACGGCGGTGACCTGGCCCGGGGCATCGCGCTGGCGATCGAGCACCCGGCGGCCCACAACGAGGACTTCAACCTCTCCACCGCCCGGTCGACCACGGTGCTGGAGTTGGCCGAGCTGATCTGGCACAAGATCAAGGGCCCGGAGGTGCCGTTCCGGTACGTCAGCGACGAACCCTTCCGCTACGACGTCCGCAAGCGGGTGCCGGACACCGCTAAGGCCGCCGAGGTGCTGGGCTTCACCGCAACCACCTCCCTCGACGAGATGCTCGACGAGGTCATCCCCTGGGTCACCCAGGCGGTGGCCGAGGGCCGGCTGTAG
- a CDS encoding glycosyltransferase family 2 protein: MIPRVSVIVPVYNEGAAIVRCLERMLREMLLPAEVLIVHDMPEDTTVPYVEQAARTDPRVRAVLNTYGRGPANAIRFGIDVARAPVVVVTMADGCDDPRQIDELARLVDRGVVVAAASRYMPGGQQVGGPRLKRMMSRWAGRSLYTLARVGTRDATNSFKAYDTAFVREVGIESRTGFEIGLELTAKATRLRLPVAEIPTIWLDRPLGESHFDLGRFLPGYLRWYLFAYGRRLSREKLAARTRPAAVQTVESTEYEKTA; this comes from the coding sequence GTGATCCCCCGGGTCTCGGTGATCGTGCCGGTCTACAACGAGGGCGCGGCGATCGTGCGCTGCCTGGAGCGGATGCTGCGGGAGATGCTGCTGCCGGCCGAGGTGCTCATCGTGCACGACATGCCGGAGGACACCACCGTCCCGTACGTCGAGCAGGCCGCCCGGACGGACCCCCGGGTGCGGGCGGTGCTCAACACCTACGGGCGGGGACCGGCCAACGCCATCCGGTTCGGCATCGACGTGGCGCGGGCCCCGGTCGTGGTGGTGACCATGGCCGACGGCTGTGACGATCCCCGGCAGATCGACGAGCTGGCCCGGCTGGTGGACCGGGGGGTGGTGGTGGCCGCGGCCTCCCGGTACATGCCCGGCGGTCAGCAGGTGGGCGGGCCCCGGCTGAAGCGGATGATGTCCCGCTGGGCGGGGCGCAGCCTCTACACCCTGGCGCGGGTGGGCACCCGGGACGCCACCAACAGCTTCAAGGCGTACGACACCGCCTTCGTCCGGGAGGTCGGCATCGAGTCGCGGACCGGTTTCGAGATCGGGTTGGAGTTGACCGCCAAGGCGACCCGGCTGCGGCTGCCGGTGGCCGAGATCCCGACCATCTGGCTGGACCGGCCCCTCGGGGAGTCCCACTTCGACCTGGGCCGGTTCCTCCCCGGGTACCTGCGCTGGTATCTGTTCGCCTACGGTCGACGGCTGAGCCGGGAGAAGTTGGCCGCCCGGACCCGACCGGCGGCGGTGCAGACCGTCGAGTCCACCGAGTACGAGAAGACCGCATAG
- a CDS encoding nucleotide sugar dehydrogenase, with the protein MSDEPSASVDVCIVGGCGRVGLPLGIAFAARGLSVVLYDINAEAVATVNSATLPFAEAGAAEPLAEAVATGRLRATTDPAAVGTSEHLVVVVGTPVDEHLNPDLGAVPRALERCAEHLRDGQLVVLRSTVYPGVTALTEKLLVGRGVQADVAFCPERIAEGHAMTELFTLPQIVAARTPQATARAEQLFRHLTDRIVTLTPEEAELAKLFTNTWRYIKFATANQFWMMANDFGLDFARIRHAVAYEYPRAADLPMPGFAAGPCLFKDTMQLAAFNRNNFVLGHSAMLINEGLPLYLVSRLEDRFDLANSTVGILGMAFKGGSDDPRESLAYKLRKILALKTRETLCTDPYVVDERFLDLEEVLRRADLLVIAAPHEQYARLDTDKPVIDMWGLTGQGVRV; encoded by the coding sequence ATGTCCGATGAGCCCTCTGCCTCGGTCGACGTCTGCATAGTCGGTGGTTGCGGCCGGGTGGGACTGCCACTGGGCATCGCCTTCGCCGCCCGCGGGCTCTCCGTCGTGTTGTACGACATCAACGCCGAGGCCGTCGCCACGGTCAACTCGGCTACCCTGCCCTTCGCCGAGGCCGGGGCGGCCGAGCCCCTCGCGGAGGCGGTGGCCACCGGCCGGCTGCGGGCCACCACCGACCCGGCCGCGGTCGGCACCTCCGAGCACCTGGTGGTGGTGGTCGGCACCCCGGTCGACGAGCACCTCAACCCGGACCTGGGGGCTGTGCCACGGGCCTTGGAACGCTGCGCGGAGCATCTGCGCGACGGGCAGTTGGTGGTGCTGCGCAGCACCGTCTACCCCGGGGTGACCGCGTTGACCGAGAAGTTGCTGGTCGGCCGGGGAGTGCAGGCGGATGTCGCCTTCTGCCCGGAGCGCATCGCCGAGGGGCACGCGATGACGGAGCTGTTCACCCTCCCGCAGATCGTGGCCGCGCGTACCCCGCAGGCCACGGCCCGGGCGGAGCAGCTGTTCCGGCACCTGACCGACCGGATCGTCACGCTGACCCCGGAGGAGGCGGAGCTGGCGAAGCTGTTCACCAACACCTGGCGGTACATCAAGTTCGCCACCGCCAACCAGTTCTGGATGATGGCCAACGACTTCGGGCTGGACTTCGCCCGGATCCGGCACGCCGTGGCGTACGAGTATCCCCGCGCCGCCGACCTGCCGATGCCCGGGTTCGCGGCCGGGCCGTGCCTGTTCAAGGACACCATGCAGTTGGCCGCCTTCAACCGGAACAACTTCGTGCTCGGCCACTCCGCGATGCTGATCAACGAGGGGCTGCCGTTGTACCTGGTCTCCCGGCTGGAGGACCGGTTCGACCTGGCCAACTCGACCGTGGGCATCCTCGGCATGGCCTTCAAGGGCGGCAGCGACGACCCCCGGGAGAGCCTGGCGTACAAGCTGCGCAAGATCCTGGCGTTGAAGACCCGGGAGACCCTCTGCACCGACCCGTACGTCGTCGACGAGCGCTTCCTCGACCTGGAGGAGGTGCTGCGGCGGGCCGACCTGCTGGTTATCGCCGCCCCGCACGAGCAGTACGCCCGCCTGGACACCGACAAACCGGTGATCGACATGTGGGGCCTGACCGGGCAGGGAGTGCGGGTGTGA